The following proteins come from a genomic window of Pseudochaenichthys georgianus chromosome 19, fPseGeo1.2, whole genome shotgun sequence:
- the prdm9 gene encoding histone-lysine N-methyltransferase PRDM9, producing MSGRSTAVEWVETTEEVVITEECVPPESNTPSVLPVLETAETPIQKLLDTVGNGDNPEADGGFYCVECLPLFQEQSYPATLSGPSFILDFPTSTGLPERALLSLPYGLTIGRSSIPGAGVGVTNHGQTVSPGMHFGPYEGDVTTRENAMASDFSWEIYKEKDEYEYIDAARDTHSNWMRYVNFARNKEETNLLAVQYKGSILYHCCRTIHPGEELMVWPSSKFLDRFSEAWAQVWVMKLNATESRTSATSQIFPCSHCQLPFTTESFLQLHTEYYHIQPEEDCLPAAEAAEPENPSSYTDSMPSAASLMVFCVDTVESKTCDDCGKIFKQIPHLRRHKLCVHSNKRPYCCTQCRRSFSQASGLTRHQLVHRKRAVIKGTQKNQNQNSREKKENVMSEVSNTAEPSIVEETTDLNVSESVQEAMDVTENTFQSNSSDCSKSFINEEESPKKHKMADHEKLRPYVCKLCQKCFGQYNDLTRHLRGHQKQENKSDEKQKVAPDESSTVPFSCTECSLTSSSVDTLQLHITEHHSEEASMENQEDDQSHDPDFTLPPSVAEIVESVQKRQRPQRLGARSNISAITKLIAPKRRAAILKKSLTSAVQTEKASNESEATKVTNGEFEKYKWFSCHRCKCTYQNPDDLKAHKCALKELKCGQCEATFKTTGLLKRHEQTVHSNTKSYSCDRCGKSLTTSSNLKLHRKSNTCMKYHCTSEPFPCTYCQFSFTMKSYLIKHVKRHHPVEYLAHCDSDDLAFQLEEEEVEEKEYVCPGCGESCTSAKALKAHACFQQVKVLYLCTDCGKGFTNHYGLKQHQRVHTGEKPFSCPHCSKSFSYTGQLNVHVRIHTGERPYLCTHCGEGFRQSGDLKRHERKHTGVRPHSCSECCKSFSRPQSLKAHQLLHLGQRMFKCTQCGKSFSRNYHLRRHHLKMHL from the exons ATGTCGGGCAGGAGTACCGCTGTGGAGTGGGTAGAGACAACCGAGGAGGTAGTTATAACAGAGGAGTGCGTACCCCCTGAAAGCAACACACCTTCAG TGTTACCGGTTTTAGAAACAGCAGAAACGCCTATCCAGAAGCTACTGGACACTGTGGGAAATGGAGATAACCCAGAGGCTGATGGGGGCTTTT ATTGTGTGGAGTGTCTGCCTCTCTTCCAGGAACAGAGTTACCCCGCCACCCTGAGCGGCCCATCTTTTATTCTGGACTTCCCTACGAGCACTGGTCTCCCAGAGAGGGCCCTCCTCTCTCTGCCCTACGGCCTGACCATCGGCAGATCTAGTATTCCCGGTGCAGGCGTCGGGGTCACAAATCACGGCCAAACAGTGTCTCCGGGAATGCATTTTGGCCCCTATGAGGGGGACGTGACAACAAGAGAAAATGCCATGGCAAGTGACTTCTCCTGGGAG ATTTACAAAGAAAAAGATGAATATGAGTACATTGATGCTGCCAGAGATACACACTCAAACTGGATGAG GTACGTCAATTTTGCTCGAAATAAAGAAGAGACGAATTTGCTGGCGGTCCAGTACAAAGGCAGCATCCTTTATCACTGCTGTCGCACCATACACCCTGGAGAGGAGCTCATGGTGTGGCCCAGCAGCAAATTTCTCGACCGTTTCAGTGAAGCTTGGGCTCAGGTCTGGGTCATGAAGCTGAATGCAACAG AGAGTAGAACTTCTGCGACATCTCAGATCTTCCCATGCTCCCACTGTCAGCTGCCCTTCACTACAGAGTCCTTTCTTCAGCTACATACAGAGTACTACCACATTCAGCCTGAAGAGGACTGCTTACCGGCTGCTGAGGCAGCTGAGCCTGAAAATCCCTCTTCGTATACTGACTCAATGCCCTCTGCAGCATCCCTGATGGTGTTTTGTGTTGATACTGTTGAGTCGAAGACATGCGACGATTGCGGGAAGATTTTCAAGCAAATACCTCACCTTAGGAGGCACAAGCTTTGCGTCCACTCAAACAAACGTCCGTACTGCTGCACACAGTGCAGGCGGAGTTTCAGCCAAGCTTCTGGCTTAACCAGACACCAGCTAGTTCACAGGAAGCGGGCGGTGATAAAAGGCACACAAAAAAATCAAAATCAGAACAGCAGGGAGAAGAAAGAAAACGTAATGTCGGAGGTTTCAAACACTGCAGAGCCATCTATAGTTGAAGAGACAACAGACTTGAATGTAAGTGAGAGTGTACAAGAAGCTATGGATGTAACTGAGAACACTTTCCAGTCAAATTCTTCAGACTGCAGTAAGAGTTTCATAAATGAAGAAGAATCCCCAAAGAAGCATAAGATGGCTGACCATGAAAAGTTGCGTCCGTACGTCTGCAAGTTGTGTCAGAAGTGCTTCGGACAGTACAACGACCTCACCAGGCACCTGCGGGGTCATCAGAAACAAGAAAACAAGAGCGATGAAAAACAAAAAGTGGCTCCGGATGAGTCTTCTACCGTGCCCTTTAGCTGTACTGAGTGCTCACTGACTTCTTCCTCTGTTGACACCCTTCAGCTGCACATAACTGAGCATCACTCAGAGGAAGCATCAATGGAAAATCAAGAAGATGATCAGAGCCATGATCCAGACTTCACTCTTCCACCGTCAGTAGCTGAAATCGTAGAATCAGTCCAAAAACGTCAGAGACCTCAACGACTTGGAGCCAGATCCAACATTTCCGCCATAACCAAACTCATAGCCCCAAAACGAAGGGCAGCCATCTTAAAGAAGTCGTTGACCAGCGCTGTGCAGACGGAGAAGGCCTCCAACGAATCCGAGGCCACTAAGGTCACAAATGGAGAGTTCGAAAAATACAAATGGTTCAGCTGCCATCGCTGTAAATGCACATACCAGAACCCGGATGATCTTAAGGCACACAAGTGTGCTTTAAAGGAGCTGAAATGTGGTCAGTGTGAGGCAACATTCAAAACGACTGGCCTTCTGAAAAGACACGAGCAGACGGTGCATTCAAATACAAAGTCGTACAGTTGTGACCGCTGCGGCAAATCCTTAACTACATCTAGCAACCTGAAACTGCATCGCAAGAGCAACACTTGCATGAAGTATCACTGCACGTCAGAGCCTTTCCCGTGCACATACTGTCAGTTCTCCTTCACCATGAAGAGCTACCTTATCAAACACGTCAAGAGGCACCACCCAGTGGAGTATCTGGCCCATTGTGATTCAGACGACCTTGCATTTCAGttggaggaagaggaagtggaAGAGAAGGAATATGTATGCCCCGGTTGTGGTGAGAGCTGTACCAGTGCCAAAGCTTTAAAAGCGCACGCATGCTTCCAGCAGGTGAAGGTGCTGTACTTGTGCACAGACTGCGGGAAGGGCTTCACAAACCACTATGGTCTGAAGCAACATCAGCGCGTCCACACGGGCGAGAAGCCGTTCAGCTGCCCTCACTGCAGCAAGAGCTTCTCCTACACGGGACAGCTCAATGTGCACGTCAGGATTCACACAGGGGAGAGACCATACCTGTGCACACACTGTGGGGAGGGCTTCCGGCAGTCCGGAGACCTGAAGCGCCACGAGCGGAAGCACACGGGGGTCCGGCCCCACAGCTGCTCCGAGTGTTGCAAAAGCTTCAGCCGCCCGCAGAGTCTCAAAGCTCACCAGTTGCTTCACCTGGGACAGAGGATGTTCAAATGCACCCAGTGCGGGAAGAGCTTCTCCAGGAACTATCACCTCAGGAGACACCATCTGAAGATGCACTTGTAG
- the fbxw10 gene encoding F-box and WD repeat domain containing protein 10B — protein sequence MCGMCPSCAFAPMPPASNRCLWTVSDEFKRRFVVQLLLRCRNVQVLESIQSVLGVTSWTLLTYARSRSPTSPNDFPSRGAVRALEGRPLGVNLHEIWDWFTSSPDWIKSRYLCRLFSLCDSELLRMLSNVTSVLLVRQQRGFLRFNVRNGRGQHDSESDVDSEDPALMVVPGSAKSASGVSRYRDFIRGLPVDLSKRILGLLDEISLRRCLKVCPSWQHLAKETIEEMKFRRHFQDQIEAMIKKGKGMNKVSSTYANIVEVPVPIKMDEKVVIHTSVEKVKPFEAAYAKIKAKMVPMEERNVYCGAYFTKVLLDKEDPHRVVDYRGGLFMATGSKDRLVHLLHVGSETKMVSMMKGHVGSVRTVLLCEDRELLITASCDASIRCWCLKTDRCVMMLYGHTGTVNCLGVHADRLVSGGKDCLVKVWSLHTGKMFEDFHFKHTSPVQCVRINMRTVFSSCDRGFVKIWDMENALLLRVIDAHRSSVRCLFFDEWHFLSGDTSGQVMAWSLNCGVKECLMTFPHPKEVKSMTLVYLRVITGCVDGKIRIFNFLTGDCLREITAEAETVRILSLHFHDNRIIVNATSGVKLYQFAKVFWEYSESAEGGQGDAGTQNGLVSENTAVSLRKLCVTSAGSDPTAQKNRKKSERAELLYHTRFLPSTTKAQARERCVTAPSVMMSEKATSDRIKRRGLHHPLSRDSILLKVNAIHKAQCRDEVSINMECNARLRDSWGPDTSQDSQLWDSLNTQDVPLRRAKTCVPILKRDVSQNMTNKTQGRAISTVPDTPRRRPTYLIPKKTQPHSADTFKRVGGFKECTFMRSLPNLDRSMKTGTSLPRISPVSPFREQGGLRLLTVKKAGRF from the exons ATGTGCGGGATGTGTCCATCTTGCGCTTTTGCCCCCATGCCCCCTGCCTCCAACCGGTGTTTGTGGACGGTGTCGGATGAATTCAAGAGGAGGTTCGTGGTGCAGCTGCTGTTACGATGCAGAAACGTCCAAGTGTTGGAAAGCATCCAGAGTGTGCTGGGTGTCACATCGTGGACTTTACTCACCTACGCTCGGTCCAGGAGCCCGACCTCCCCCAACGACTTCCCCAGCCGCGGGGCGGTCCGGGCGCTGGAGGGGAGACCTCTTGGGGTGAACCTGCATGAGATCTGGGACTGGTTCACCAGCAGCCCGGACTGGATCAAATCCCGCTACCTTTGCCGGCTTTTCTCACTCTGTGACTCGGAATTATTGCGCATGTTGTCTAATGTAACCAGCGTGCTTCTGGTCAGACAACAACGAGGGTTTCTGCGGTTTAATG TGAGGAATGGTAGAGGTCAGCATGATTCTGAAAGTGATGTAGACTCGGAGGACCCCGCTCTCATGGTGGTGCCCGGATCAGCAAAGTCTGCGTCTGGAGTCAGCCGCTATCGAGATTTCATCAGGGGCCTACCTGTTGATCTGTCCAAGAGGATATTAG GTCTGTTGGATGAGATCTCTCTGAGACGCTGCCTGAAGGTTTGCCCATCCTGGCAGCACCTCGCAAAGGAAACCATCGAGGAAATGAAGTTCAGAAGACATTTCCAGGATCAAATTGAGGCAATGATCAAG AAGGGTAAAGGTATGAATAAAGTCAGTTCCACTTACGCCAACATCGTTGAAGTTCCTGTACCAATCAAAATGGATGAGAAAGTGGTTATTCATACTAGTGTCGAAAag GTCAAGCCATTTGAAGCTGCTTATGCCAAAATCAAAGCCAAGATGGTGCCAATGGAGGAGCGAAATGTTTACTGTGGTGCATATTTCACCAAGGTGCTGCTGGACAA AGAGGACCCTCATCGGGTGGTGGACTACAGAGGAGGATTGTTTATGGCGACGGGCTCCAAGGACCGCTTGGTGCATCTGCTTCATGTGGGGTCAGAAACAAAGATGGTGTCGATGATGAAGGGCCATGTGGGCAGCGTCCGGACGGTGCTGCTGTGTGAGGACAGAGAGCTGCTGATCACTGCCAGCTGCGACGCCAGCAtcag GTGTTGGTGTTTGAAGACAGACAGGTGTGTGATGATGCTGTACGGTCACACTGGCACTGTTAACTGCCTGGGTGTCCACGCTGATCGCCTTGTCTCAGGAGGTAAAGACTGTTTAGTTAAAG TGTGGAGTCTACACACAGGGAAGATGTTTGAGGATTTTCATTTCAAGCACACAAGCCCTGTTCAGTGTGTGAGGATCAACATGAGGACGGTGTTCAGCAGCTGTGATCGGGGCTTTGTCAAAATATGGGACATGGAGAACGCATTGCTGCTCAGG gtGATTGATGCCCACAGGAGCTCAGTGAGGTGCCTGTTCTTCGACGAATGGCATTTTTTATCTGGAGACACCAGTGGGCAGGTCATGGCCTGGAGTTTAAACTGTGGCGTTAAAGAGTGTCTGATGACCTTCCCCCACCCAAA GGAGGTAAAATCTATGACTCTTGTTTACCTTCGTGTCATCACTGGCTGTGTGGATGGGAAGATTCGTATATTTAATTTCCTCACCGGAGATTGTCTGAGAGAGATCACGGCAGAGGCTGAAACAGTCCGAATACTGTCGCTGCACTTCCATGACAACCG AATAATAGTGAATGCGACGTCAGGTGTGAAGCTCTACCAGTTTGCCAAAGTGTTCTGGGAATACAGCGAGTCAGCTGAGGGAGGCCAGGGCGATGCTGGGACTCAGAACGGTTTGGTTTCTGAAAACACAGCAGTCTCACTGAGAAAACTTTGCGTCACCTCTGCCGGGTCAGATCCCACAGCACAGAAGAACAGGAAGAAGTCAGAGAGAGCGGAGCTGCTTTACCACACCCGCTTTCTGCCTTCCACCACGAAAGCACAAG CCAGAGAGCGCTGTGTGACTGCCCCGTCCGTGATGATGAGTGAGAAGGCAACAAGTGACCGGATCAAGAGGAGGGGGCTTCATCATCCTCTGAGCCGAGACTCCATCCTCCTAAAGGTCAATGCCATCCATAAGGCGCAGTGCAGGGATGAAGTCAGCATCAACATGGAGTGCAACGCCCGGCTGCGAGACTCTTGGGGCCCCGACACGTCTCAGGACTCTCAGCTCTGGGACAGCCTTAATACTCAGGATGTTCCTCTCAGGAGGGCTAAAACCTGCGTTCCAATTTTAAAGAGAGATGTCAGTCAAAATATGACGAACAAGACCCAAGGCAGGGCCATCTCCACCGTCCCCGACACCCCGAGGAGACGCCCTACCTATTTAATTCCTAAAAAAACACAGCCTCACAGTGCTGACACATTTAAGCGAGTAGGTGGATTCAAAGAGTGCACCTTTATGAGATCGCTGCCTAATCTAGATCGCTCCATGAAAACTGGCACCAGCTTGCCCAGGATCAGCCCTGTGAGTCCATTCAGAGAGCAGGGAGGGCTCCGGCTGCTCACAGTGAAAAAGGCTGGGAGATTTTAG